The Bacillota bacterium genome has a window encoding:
- a CDS encoding nitroreductase family protein: protein MSIELVSLIAAIGNRKSVRRYQDTALGEGIREELLAPHSLRKLNRVPCRVEYVEGDKPLDDIFTGIIGSYGKIGGARALLCLIVPTLDLEIGKMEAGYLGQQYVLRATALGLGSCWVGGTFNYKKLMSHLSIGPAEAVSAVIALGWPAERQDAVSKVLHTLVRRKGLSEIASPSLLAGPLWLKEALLAVRLAPSAINLQPWYFAGSTTKVELRSSRNGAFTPMDIGIAMLHFELAALAQGCSGQWHFEKKRQFFAVEQ, encoded by the coding sequence GTGTCAATTGAGCTCGTAAGTCTCATAGCCGCTATCGGGAACCGCAAGTCTGTACGGCGTTACCAAGATACTGCTCTTGGAGAAGGTATTCGCGAAGAATTACTCGCCCCGCACAGCCTGCGCAAACTAAACAGGGTGCCTTGTCGAGTGGAGTATGTCGAAGGAGACAAGCCTTTAGATGATATCTTCACCGGCATTATCGGTAGCTACGGCAAAATCGGCGGTGCTCGGGCTCTGCTGTGCTTAATTGTTCCGACCTTAGACCTCGAGATAGGCAAGATGGAGGCAGGGTACTTGGGCCAGCAATATGTGCTGCGGGCTACGGCACTGGGGCTGGGGTCTTGCTGGGTCGGAGGGACCTTTAACTACAAAAAACTCATGTCGCACCTTAGTATTGGGCCAGCCGAAGCAGTGTCTGCCGTGATTGCTCTAGGTTGGCCAGCAGAGAGGCAAGATGCCGTTAGTAAGGTGCTCCATACCTTGGTGCGCCGCAAAGGGCTTAGCGAAATAGCCAGTCCGTCCTTGCTGGCGGGGCCATTATGGCTTAAAGAGGCTCTGCTGGCTGTCCGCCTAGCGCCGTCCGCCATTAATTTGCAACCATGGTATTTTGCAGGCTCCACCACGAAGGTAGAACTAAGGTCAAGCCGCAACGGCGCCTTCACGCCAATGGACATCGGAATCGCCATGTTGCACTTTGAGTTAGCTGCGCTAGCGCAAGGATGTAGCGGACAGTGGCACTTCGAAAAAAAAAGACAATTTTTCGCCGTGGAACAATAA
- a CDS encoding 4Fe-4S binding protein: protein MVLRKIIKIDEELCNGCGQCVPGCAEGALQIVDGKARLVKEQYCDGLGACLGECPTGALTIEERDSEEYDVDATNVWLTSIGRETVPHVAPPVLPPALQSVRSHAPRSAHGGGCPGSRLMTFNKTETAPASEAPLGPSKSELRQWPVQLMLVPPTAPFLREADLLIAADCVPFAYPDFHRKMLKNKAVLIACPKLDDSAHYVEKLAQMIRVNDFRSITIAHMEVPCCFSLGKIVSAAIERAGIKVPVMSINVGLQGELK, encoded by the coding sequence ATGGTATTACGTAAAATTATAAAAATTGATGAGGAATTGTGCAATGGCTGTGGTCAGTGTGTGCCCGGATGTGCCGAAGGCGCCCTACAGATCGTGGACGGCAAAGCTCGCCTGGTGAAAGAGCAGTACTGTGACGGACTTGGCGCCTGCCTGGGTGAATGCCCCACCGGGGCCCTGACCATAGAAGAGCGTGATTCCGAGGAGTATGATGTTGACGCTACTAATGTGTGGTTAACGAGTATTGGCCGCGAAACTGTCCCTCATGTAGCTCCACCGGTTCTGCCGCCCGCTCTACAGAGTGTGCGCTCGCATGCGCCTAGGTCTGCTCATGGCGGTGGTTGCCCGGGCTCACGCCTCATGACCTTTAACAAGACAGAGACAGCCCCGGCAAGCGAGGCTCCTCTTGGTCCCTCTAAGTCGGAACTTAGGCAGTGGCCCGTTCAGCTTATGCTCGTGCCACCAACCGCGCCCTTTCTCAGAGAGGCCGACCTGCTTATTGCGGCTGATTGTGTGCCCTTTGCCTACCCAGATTTTCACCGGAAAATGCTCAAGAATAAAGCGGTTCTGATCGCCTGCCCTAAGCTTGACGACTCGGCACATTATGTCGAAAAACTGGCGCAGATGATTCGGGTCAATGACTTTCGTAGCATTACCATTGCCCATATGGAAGTACCTTGCTGTTTTAGTCTTGGCAAAATAGTCAGCGCGGCCATAGAGCGTGCCGGAATTAAAGTGCCGGTTATGAGCATCAATGTAGGGCTGCAGGGAGAACTGAAATAG
- a CDS encoding MarR family transcriptional regulator, with translation MAEKTVLKHLVDLFMQIGARATMETLVSTEDMLTNSQLLALRYIWLHPDCPLSSLAEGLGISNPAATKVMDRLARKDLVLRKQGLDRRQIIAILTPKGRDVVENQLRLQMVAYAKLFDMMSETELASLQAGLEGMVDAAVRHWPDWQQLCLRCGTGCSRTDCPLFRYTGA, from the coding sequence ATGGCAGAGAAAACCGTTCTAAAACACCTTGTGGACCTTTTTATGCAAATCGGAGCGCGAGCAACCATGGAAACTCTCGTGTCGACGGAAGACATGCTGACGAACAGCCAACTTTTGGCGCTGCGTTATATTTGGCTGCATCCAGATTGCCCGCTCTCGAGTCTGGCCGAGGGGCTTGGTATTTCTAACCCTGCCGCCACGAAGGTAATGGATCGGCTAGCGCGCAAAGACCTTGTTCTACGCAAGCAGGGCTTGGACCGGCGCCAGATTATCGCCATTCTTACCCCCAAGGGGCGAGATGTCGTGGAGAATCAGCTTCGCTTGCAGATGGTGGCCTACGCCAAGCTCTTTGACATGATGAGTGAAACTGAACTCGCCTCGCTGCAAGCAGGGCTTGAGGGGATGGTTGACGCCGCAGTGCGACACTGGCCTGATTGGCAGCAATTATGTCTGCGCTGCGGTACTGGCTGCTCTAGGACGGACTGTCCTTTGTTCCGTTATACCGGTGCGTAG